A genomic window from Bradyrhizobium lupini includes:
- a CDS encoding DNA methyltransferase, with translation MIINGSVSYIKLPADVEELLVAGARDESPVRGLTHSFYKYPARFSPSFARAAIQAFTQPGDVCLDPHVGGGTTLVEAIALGRKGIGVDISELAEFVAKIKTTIFEEAELEALADWANRTSASINMRYPSSSLREYESLGYYKHLNDPLRWRLRKAIEQSVHSAVQLSPPRLENFARCAILRDCPMGTGRAEAVAEPR, from the coding sequence ATGATTATTAATGGTTCGGTCAGCTATATCAAATTGCCGGCCGACGTCGAGGAATTGCTCGTTGCCGGCGCGCGAGACGAAAGTCCTGTTCGGGGGCTAACCCACAGCTTTTACAAGTATCCTGCTCGGTTTAGTCCGAGCTTCGCTCGTGCCGCTATACAGGCCTTTACGCAGCCAGGGGATGTTTGCCTCGATCCTCACGTCGGAGGAGGCACGACCCTCGTCGAAGCCATCGCCCTTGGTCGTAAGGGTATTGGGGTTGATATTAGCGAACTGGCGGAGTTCGTCGCAAAGATCAAAACCACCATCTTTGAGGAGGCCGAATTAGAGGCTCTGGCCGATTGGGCAAATCGTACCAGCGCGAGCATCAACATGAGGTATCCCAGTTCATCGCTCCGCGAATACGAAAGCCTCGGCTACTATAAACATCTGAACGATCCTCTTCGTTGGCGATTGCGCAAAGCGATTGAGCAAAGTGTTCACAGCGCGGTCCAATTATCCCCTCCTCGCCTCGAGAACTTCGCTCGGTGCGCAATATTGCGGGACTGCCCAATGGGCACTGGACGGGCGGAGGCGGTTGCCGAGCCTCGATGA
- a CDS encoding esterase-like activity of phytase family protein: MSNHRSRRSFIGHAAAGFSTLVLSRLAQAQPAPKPALIEHAVAAPVGIEVNARPIPNFEPRDRARTRFGSLDYRGGLVLTSPHRGFGGLSGFRFLDSKGERFLAISDQGTWFTGRIRYSGRSMTGLDDVEAAPVLNAEGRPITEKRLWYDTESLARDGDLVYVGLERVNQIMRFDFAKGGTRARGEVLPTPPAVRKLPYNKGLEALVFVPKGQPLAGTLIALSEGGFDADGNLIGFLLGGPTPGQFSIRRTDQQLISDAVLLPSGDLLILERKFSWFTGIDIRIRAIPLKSIAPGALVDGPVLFKADLGHEIDNMEGIDAHVTADGETVLTLVSDDNFSMLQRTLLLQFALVE, from the coding sequence GTGAGCAACCATCGATCCCGCCGCAGCTTCATCGGCCACGCGGCGGCGGGATTTTCCACTCTCGTACTGTCTCGCCTGGCGCAGGCACAGCCCGCGCCGAAGCCGGCGCTGATCGAGCACGCCGTCGCCGCGCCCGTTGGCATCGAGGTCAACGCGCGGCCGATCCCCAATTTCGAGCCGCGCGACCGCGCGCGCACGCGGTTCGGTTCGCTGGACTATCGCGGCGGCCTGGTGCTGACCTCGCCGCATCGCGGCTTCGGCGGCCTGTCCGGCTTCCGCTTCCTCGACAGCAAAGGCGAGCGCTTCCTCGCGATCTCCGACCAGGGCACCTGGTTCACCGGTCGCATCCGTTATTCCGGGCGGAGCATGACGGGTCTCGACGACGTCGAGGCCGCGCCGGTGCTCAATGCGGAGGGGCGGCCGATCACGGAGAAGCGGCTGTGGTACGACACCGAGTCGCTCGCGCGTGACGGCGACCTCGTCTATGTAGGGCTCGAGCGCGTCAACCAGATCATGCGGTTCGATTTTGCGAAGGGCGGCACACGCGCGCGCGGCGAGGTGCTGCCGACCCCGCCGGCGGTGCGCAAGCTGCCCTACAACAAGGGGCTCGAGGCGCTGGTGTTCGTTCCAAAGGGGCAGCCGCTCGCGGGCACCTTGATCGCGCTGTCGGAGGGCGGCTTCGATGCCGACGGCAATCTGATCGGATTTTTGCTCGGCGGCCCCACACCGGGCCAATTCAGCATTCGCCGCACCGACCAGCAGCTCATCAGCGACGCCGTGCTGCTGCCCTCGGGCGATCTCCTGATCCTCGAACGCAAATTCTCCTGGTTCACCGGCATCGATATCCGCATCCGCGCGATCCCCCTGAAATCGATCGCGCCGGGCGCATTGGTCGACGGCCCCGTGCTGTTCAAGGCCGATCTCGGCCACGAGATCGACAACATGGAAGGCATCGACGCCCACGTCACGGCCGACGGCGAGACCGTGCTGACGCTGGTGTCCGACGACAATTTCTCGATGCTCCAGCGCACGCTGCTGCTGCAGTTCGCGCTGGTGGAGTAG
- a CDS encoding PilZ domain-containing protein, whose translation MHPRRHARVKPAGLVSRQAKIITDPRAPVIPCTLIDYSPGGACVDLGGQVKIPDRFELLHVNTKKRCRVAWKRGSKVGVVF comes from the coding sequence ATGCATCCGCGACGACATGCCCGTGTCAAGCCTGCGGGCCTCGTGTCCCGCCAGGCCAAGATCATCACCGACCCGCGCGCGCCGGTGATCCCCTGCACGCTGATCGACTATTCGCCGGGCGGCGCCTGCGTCGATCTCGGCGGCCAGGTGAAGATTCCCGATCGCTTCGAGCTGCTGCATGTGAACACGAAAAAACGCTGCCGCGTGGCGTGGAAGCGCGGCTCGAAGGTGGGCGTGGTGTTTTGA
- a CDS encoding DUF1488 family protein, whose product MTLTSSRFIAHDQDRGIVQFSMQDGSKEIACAISTSAMDDLERGPRARPSEREEQFTRLRERIEACTGRKYQATEFEGTPPGIVLRSIDFRG is encoded by the coding sequence ATGACGCTCACCAGCAGCCGCTTCATCGCCCACGACCAGGACCGCGGCATCGTCCAGTTCTCGATGCAGGACGGCAGTAAGGAGATCGCCTGCGCGATCTCGACCTCCGCCATGGACGACCTCGAGCGCGGCCCGCGCGCCAGGCCCAGCGAGCGCGAAGAGCAGTTCACTCGCCTGCGCGAGCGCATCGAAGCCTGCACCGGTCGCAAATATCAGGCGACGGAGTTCGAAGGCACGCCGCCGGGGATCGTGCTGCGGAGCATTGATTTTCGGGGGTAG
- the cobT gene encoding cobaltochelatase subunit CobT, with protein sequence MSTTSNSKFRNTKEAPTEPFKRSVASCLKAIAKAPELDVSFAAERPGLAPGKARLPEPARKMTRRDAAIVRGHADSIALKLACHDPKVHRKLMPGNPQARGVFEAVEQARVEAIGARRMAGVAKNLTAMLDDHFHRGKFDEITDRADAPLADALAMLVRERLTGMAPPTAAKKMVDLWRPILEDKIGRRLDRLDTVVEDQTRFGDAVHDLLTALEIGDERSADSEDNDENDENQDGDNDQSGAEGSPDSDAAQEMSADQAQASSEEMSESAMESAQASTSDTFDDGELGDDETPGEATRPNSHGKNEPRGPEYHAFAPKFDEVIAAEDLCDHDELERLRAYLDKQLAHLQGIVARLANRLQRRLMAQQNRAWEFDLEEGILDPARLSRVVTDPYHPLSFMHEKEATFRDTVVTLLLDNSGSMRGRPITVAATCADILARTLERCGVKVEILGFTTRAWKGGQSREAWLAAGKPASPGRLNDLRHIIYKSADAPWRRARKNLGLMMREGLLKENIDGEALDWAHKRLLGRPEQRKILMMISDGAPVDDSTLSVNPGNYLERHLRHIIEEIETRSPVELIAIGIGHDVTRYYRRAVTIVDAEELGGAITEKLAELFSETNTAPTQPANRPRRKLHS encoded by the coding sequence ATGAGCACCACCTCCAACTCCAAATTCCGCAACACCAAGGAAGCCCCGACCGAGCCGTTCAAGCGCTCGGTGGCCTCCTGCCTGAAGGCGATCGCCAAGGCGCCCGAGCTCGACGTCAGCTTCGCCGCCGAGCGTCCCGGGCTCGCGCCGGGCAAGGCGCGGCTGCCCGAGCCCGCGCGAAAGATGACCAGGCGTGATGCCGCCATCGTGCGCGGCCACGCCGATTCCATCGCGCTCAAGCTCGCCTGTCACGATCCGAAGGTGCATCGCAAGCTGATGCCGGGCAATCCGCAGGCGCGCGGCGTGTTCGAGGCGGTGGAGCAGGCCCGTGTCGAGGCGATCGGCGCGCGGCGCATGGCGGGCGTTGCGAAAAACCTCACCGCGATGCTCGACGACCATTTCCATCGCGGCAAGTTCGACGAGATCACCGACCGGGCCGACGCCCCGCTTGCCGACGCGCTGGCGATGCTGGTGCGCGAACGCCTGACCGGCATGGCGCCGCCGACGGCCGCGAAGAAGATGGTCGATCTCTGGCGTCCTATCCTCGAAGACAAGATCGGCAGGCGGCTCGACCGGCTCGATACCGTGGTCGAGGACCAGACCAGGTTCGGCGATGCCGTGCATGATCTGCTGACGGCGCTCGAGATCGGCGACGAGCGCAGCGCCGACAGCGAAGACAATGACGAGAACGACGAGAACCAGGACGGCGACAACGATCAGTCCGGCGCCGAGGGCTCGCCCGATTCCGACGCCGCGCAGGAGATGAGCGCCGATCAGGCCCAGGCGTCGAGCGAGGAGATGAGCGAGAGCGCGATGGAAAGCGCGCAGGCCTCGACCTCCGACACCTTCGACGACGGCGAGCTCGGCGACGACGAGACGCCGGGCGAGGCGACGCGGCCGAATTCGCACGGCAAGAACGAGCCGCGCGGGCCGGAATATCACGCCTTCGCGCCGAAGTTCGACGAGGTCATCGCCGCCGAAGACCTCTGCGACCATGACGAGCTGGAGCGGCTGCGCGCCTATCTCGACAAGCAGCTCGCGCATCTGCAGGGCATCGTCGCCCGTCTCGCCAACCGGCTGCAGAGGCGCTTGATGGCGCAGCAGAACCGCGCCTGGGAGTTCGATCTCGAAGAGGGCATTCTCGACCCCGCGCGGCTGTCGCGCGTGGTGACGGATCCCTATCACCCGCTGTCCTTCATGCACGAGAAGGAGGCGACGTTCCGCGATACCGTGGTGACGCTGCTGCTCGACAATTCCGGCTCGATGCGCGGGCGGCCGATCACGGTCGCGGCGACCTGCGCCGACATCCTCGCCCGCACGCTGGAGCGTTGCGGCGTCAAGGTCGAGATTCTCGGCTTCACCACGCGCGCCTGGAAGGGCGGGCAATCGCGCGAGGCGTGGCTTGCCGCTGGCAAGCCGGCCAGCCCCGGCCGCCTCAACGATCTCCGCCACATCATCTACAAGTCGGCGGACGCCCCCTGGCGTCGTGCGCGGAAAAACCTCGGCCTGATGATGCGCGAAGGGCTGTTGAAGGAGAACATCGACGGCGAGGCGCTGGATTGGGCGCACAAGCGCCTGCTCGGCCGGCCCGAACAGCGCAAGATCCTGATGATGATCTCGGACGGCGCGCCGGTCGACGATTCCACGCTGTCGGTCAACCCCGGCAACTATCTCGAGCGGCACCTGCGCCACATCATCGAGGAGATCGAGACCCGCTCGCCGGTCGAGCTGATCGCGATCGGCATCGGCCATGACGTGACGCGCTATTATCGCCGCGCGGTGACGATCGTGGACGCCGAAGAGCTCGGCGGCGCCATCACCGAGAAGCTCGCCGAACTCTTCAGCGAGACCAACACCGCGCCCACGCAGCCGGCCAACCGCCCGCGCCGCAAACTGCATTCGTGA
- a CDS encoding NADH:flavin oxidoreductase/NADH oxidase produces the protein MSALFSPIKLRGLTLKNRVVVSPMCQYSAEDGVPTDWHFTHINNLSLSGAAMFCIEATHVEAIGRITPGCLGLYSDAAEAALKQILTSVRKHSSTAVAMQLAHAGRKASSARPWDGGQLIPQDAGGWQTVAPSALPHKEGEAAPLALDAAGLKRIREAFVDAAKRADRIGIDAIELHGAHGYLLHQFLSPISNRRTDEYGGSLENRMRFPLEVYDAVRAVFPHDKPVGMRVSSTDWVEGGWDLAQTIAFANALKARGVDWIDASSGGVSPLQKIALGPGYQVQFAEAIKRETGLPTIAVGLITEPKQAEEIVASGKADMVALARGLLYDPRWAWHAAAELGGEVEAPPQYWRSQPSTQKALFGKTTFGAR, from the coding sequence ATGAGCGCCCTGTTTTCCCCGATCAAGCTGCGCGGCCTGACTTTGAAGAACCGCGTCGTGGTGTCGCCGATGTGCCAATATTCGGCGGAGGACGGCGTTCCCACCGACTGGCACTTCACCCACATCAACAATCTCAGCCTGTCGGGCGCGGCGATGTTCTGCATCGAGGCGACCCATGTCGAGGCGATCGGCCGCATCACGCCGGGCTGCCTCGGGCTCTACAGCGATGCCGCCGAGGCCGCGCTGAAGCAGATCCTCACCTCGGTGCGGAAACATTCCTCGACCGCGGTCGCAATGCAGCTCGCGCATGCGGGCCGCAAAGCCAGCAGCGCGCGGCCGTGGGACGGCGGCCAGCTGATTCCGCAGGATGCGGGCGGCTGGCAGACCGTGGCGCCGTCGGCGCTGCCGCACAAGGAGGGCGAGGCCGCGCCGCTGGCGCTCGATGCCGCGGGCCTCAAGCGCATCCGCGAGGCCTTCGTCGATGCCGCCAAGCGCGCCGATCGCATCGGCATCGACGCGATCGAGCTGCACGGCGCGCACGGCTATCTCCTGCATCAATTCCTGTCGCCGATCTCGAACAGGCGCACCGACGAATATGGCGGCTCGCTCGAGAACCGCATGCGCTTCCCGCTGGAGGTCTACGACGCGGTCCGCGCCGTATTCCCGCACGACAAGCCGGTCGGCATGCGGGTGTCGTCGACCGACTGGGTCGAGGGCGGCTGGGACCTGGCGCAGACCATCGCATTCGCAAACGCGCTGAAGGCGCGCGGCGTCGACTGGATCGATGCCTCCTCCGGCGGCGTCTCGCCGCTGCAGAAGATCGCGCTCGGCCCCGGCTATCAGGTGCAGTTTGCCGAGGCCATCAAGCGCGAGACGGGTTTGCCTACCATCGCCGTCGGCCTGATCACCGAGCCGAAGCAGGCCGAAGAGATCGTCGCATCCGGCAAGGCCGACATGGTCGCGCTCGCCCGCGGCTTGCTCTACGACCCGCGCTGGGCCTGGCACGCCGCAGCCGAGCTCGGCGGCGAGGTCGAAGCCCCGCCGCAATACTGGCGCTCGCAGCCCTCGACCCAGAAGGCGCTGTTCGGCAAGACGACGTTCGGGGCGCGGTGA
- a CDS encoding DUF2235 domain-containing protein: MDHERNAEHTSEPKNLVICCDGTGNEISENISNVLKLYRCLRKTDKTRPRQLVFYDPGVGTVTEPSTWHRWKANVNLVLGLATGYGLDDNTLSAYCFLVQHYAPGDRIYLFGFSRGAYTVRVLAGLIHKIGLISPEQANLAGSGLVAYKQYSGSGRGNDVSDLIDEGFDDSGPLPKNKFDLAAQFARITSSRWPTIHFIGVWDTVASVIVPRADRGYLPSFEELAFTLRNPSVNIFRQAIAIDERRCMFRLKQYEEPQEYWRNRFVPDDKKEPQDILQVWFAGVHCDVGGGYPEVESGESKYPLLWMIEEATKAGLNFNPRTVNQLAWGIQRKNSPFQYVPPAYTGKTGELHDSMTAPWRVLEYLPKSATYKEWPARKVFLGLYIPNCEPRLIPEGAHVHESVLKRMAVEPGYRPVNLPKEYVTVPMPVPPGVGMAAESGEIVVG, from the coding sequence GTGGATCACGAGCGCAACGCCGAGCATACATCCGAGCCGAAGAACCTCGTCATCTGCTGTGACGGCACCGGCAACGAGATCTCGGAGAACATCTCCAACGTCCTGAAGCTCTATCGCTGCCTGCGCAAGACCGACAAGACGCGGCCGCGGCAGCTGGTGTTCTACGATCCCGGGGTCGGCACGGTGACGGAGCCGTCGACGTGGCACCGCTGGAAAGCCAACGTCAATCTGGTGCTGGGGCTCGCCACCGGCTACGGGCTCGATGACAACACGCTGTCGGCCTATTGCTTCCTGGTCCAGCATTACGCGCCCGGCGACAGGATCTATCTGTTCGGTTTTTCGCGCGGTGCCTACACGGTTCGCGTGCTGGCGGGGCTGATCCACAAGATCGGCCTGATCTCGCCGGAGCAGGCCAACCTCGCAGGCAGTGGCCTCGTCGCCTACAAGCAATATTCCGGCAGCGGGCGCGGCAACGATGTCAGCGACCTCATCGATGAGGGGTTTGACGACAGCGGGCCGCTGCCGAAAAACAAGTTCGATCTCGCCGCGCAGTTCGCACGCATCACCTCGTCGCGCTGGCCGACCATCCACTTCATCGGCGTCTGGGACACGGTGGCGAGCGTGATCGTGCCGCGCGCCGACCGGGGCTATTTGCCGAGCTTCGAGGAGCTCGCCTTCACGCTGCGCAATCCCAGCGTCAACATCTTCCGCCAGGCGATCGCGATCGACGAGCGGCGCTGCATGTTCCGCCTCAAGCAGTATGAGGAGCCGCAGGAGTACTGGCGCAACCGCTTCGTGCCCGACGACAAGAAGGAGCCGCAGGACATTTTGCAGGTGTGGTTCGCCGGCGTGCATTGCGACGTCGGTGGCGGCTATCCGGAAGTCGAGAGCGGCGAGTCCAAGTATCCGCTGCTCTGGATGATCGAGGAGGCGACCAAGGCGGGGCTGAACTTCAACCCGCGCACGGTGAACCAGCTCGCCTGGGGCATCCAGCGCAAGAACTCGCCGTTCCAATACGTGCCGCCGGCTTACACCGGCAAGACCGGCGAGCTGCATGATTCGATGACGGCGCCCTGGCGCGTGCTGGAGTATCTGCCGAAGAGCGCGACCTACAAGGAATGGCCGGCGCGGAAGGTGTTTCTCGGGCTCTACATCCCCAATTGCGAGCCGCGCCTGATCCCCGAGGGCGCGCATGTGCATGAGAGCGTGTTGAAGCGGATGGCGGTGGAGCCGGGATATCGGCCGGTGAATCTGCCGAAGGAGTATGTGACGGTGCCGATGCCGGTGCCGCCGGGTGTGGGGATGGCGGCGGAGTCGGGGGAGATCGTGGTGGGGTGA